From a region of the Streptomyces sp. NBC_00193 genome:
- a CDS encoding alpha/beta fold hydrolase: MTATVSFTIDSPLGPRTTTAAYERKGAGEPLLLLHGIGHHLQAWRPVTGVLAAEYDVIAVDLPGFGASEPLPHGVPYDLGTIAPALGALCTALGIERPHVAGNSLGGLLALEMGRVGLARSVTALSPAGFWSEGERRYAFTALRAMRAGAGALPHSAVERLARSSAGRAALTGSIYARPGRRSPDSVVAETVALREATGFEQTLAAGGSVRFTADVPGLPVTIAWGSRDRLLLRRQGVRAKHTIPGARLVRLPGCGHVPMNDDPALVARVILDTTKLAR; encoded by the coding sequence ATGACCGCCACGGTCTCCTTCACGATCGATTCGCCGCTGGGCCCCCGCACCACCACCGCCGCCTACGAGCGCAAGGGCGCGGGCGAGCCGCTCCTGCTGCTCCACGGCATCGGCCACCACCTCCAGGCCTGGCGCCCGGTGACCGGCGTCCTGGCCGCCGAGTACGACGTGATCGCCGTCGACCTGCCCGGCTTCGGCGCCTCGGAGCCGCTGCCGCACGGGGTTCCGTACGATCTGGGCACCATCGCCCCGGCGCTCGGCGCGCTCTGCACGGCGCTCGGGATCGAGCGGCCGCACGTCGCGGGGAACTCCCTCGGCGGGCTGCTCGCCCTGGAGATGGGGCGCGTCGGCCTGGCGCGCTCGGTCACCGCCCTCTCCCCCGCCGGATTCTGGTCGGAGGGGGAACGCCGCTACGCCTTCACCGCACTGCGCGCGATGCGCGCCGGCGCCGGCGCACTGCCACACTCCGCCGTGGAACGGCTCGCCCGCAGCTCCGCCGGACGCGCCGCGCTCACCGGCAGCATCTACGCGCGACCTGGACGGCGCTCGCCCGATTCCGTGGTCGCCGAGACCGTCGCCCTGCGCGAGGCCACCGGGTTCGAGCAGACCCTGGCCGCGGGCGGCTCCGTACGGTTCACCGCGGATGTCCCCGGTCTGCCCGTCACCATCGCCTGGGGCAGTCGCGACCGGCTGCTCCTGCGCCGCCAGGGCGTCCGCGCCAAGCACACCATCCCCGGCGCGCGCCTCGTCAGGCTCCCCGGCTGCGGCCACGTGCCCATGAACGACGACCCGGCCCTGGTCGCCCGCGTCATCCTGGACACAACCAAGCTCGCCCGATGA
- a CDS encoding GntR family transcriptional regulator gives MGTMQLESVPEPKYLHLKTVLSEALDQDFAVGEILPNERELAARFGVARATLRQALEQLELEGRLQRRRGVGTTVAPPRVGVDVGGAQHSWPGESVDGWEPVDAAEEAVLSPALLKLLGTAPGEMVLAVRRSRVEHGQVLAAELLYVPASSVPGLSAIDAPAGPARARAVMRELQKLALDGQDRSVELGSARPEDAKELDRLPGAPVLLVTTRYFTVAGTAAVSVATYRADTCRLTFGDSGDVQITHDTRVAS, from the coding sequence GTGGGGACCATGCAGCTCGAATCGGTGCCGGAGCCGAAGTACTTGCACCTCAAGACCGTCCTCAGTGAGGCGCTCGACCAGGACTTCGCCGTGGGCGAGATCCTGCCGAACGAGCGCGAGCTCGCCGCCCGCTTCGGTGTCGCCCGGGCGACCCTGCGCCAGGCCCTGGAGCAGCTCGAGCTCGAAGGCCGCCTCCAGCGCCGCCGGGGCGTCGGCACCACCGTCGCCCCGCCGCGCGTCGGCGTCGACGTCGGCGGCGCGCAGCACAGCTGGCCCGGCGAGAGCGTCGACGGGTGGGAGCCCGTGGACGCGGCGGAGGAGGCCGTGCTGTCCCCCGCCCTCCTGAAGCTCCTCGGGACCGCCCCCGGCGAGATGGTGCTCGCGGTACGCCGCAGCCGCGTCGAGCACGGCCAGGTCCTCGCCGCCGAGCTGCTGTACGTGCCTGCCTCCTCGGTGCCCGGCCTCTCCGCGATCGACGCCCCGGCCGGTCCGGCGCGTGCCCGCGCCGTCATGCGCGAGCTGCAGAAGCTGGCCCTCGACGGACAGGACCGCTCGGTGGAGCTCGGCTCCGCCCGCCCCGAGGACGCGAAGGAACTGGACCGCCTGCCCGGCGCCCCGGTCCTGCTGGTCACCACCCGCTACTTCACGGTGGCGGGCACGGCGGCCGTCTCGGTGGCCACCTACCGGGCGGACACCTGCCGGCTGACCTTCGGCGACTCGGGCGATGTGCAGATCACCCACGACACGCGGGTCGCTTCCTGA
- a CDS encoding ROK family transcriptional regulator, which translates to MGQLTGGDPSLLRRINSAVVLRALRAAESPTLTDLTRVTGLSRPTVEGVVEGLIGTGLVVEAGAEEGARRQGRPARRFRFRAEAGHLLGVEIGAHRIAVLLSGLDGRVIGAGTKEVAETASADERIERVRSAVADLLRRAGVPRDSLRAVGVGSPGIVEADGTVRLGTALPGWTGLPLGERLRRSFRCPVQVENDANAAAVAEHWKGAATDTDDMVFVMAGLSPGAGSLIGGRLHRGFGGAAGEIGALHLLGREVTPEKLLSTTGEPLHPLDERAVAEVFAMAKRGDVGAVAAVERFIQRLVHDVAALVLAMDPELVVVGGWAAGLDGVLDPLRRELERYCLRPPRVALSLLGEAAVATGALRLALDHVEEELFAVEKTVTARRR; encoded by the coding sequence TTGGGGCAGCTGACCGGCGGGGACCCCTCTCTGCTGCGGCGGATCAACTCCGCCGTGGTGCTGCGGGCCCTGCGTGCGGCCGAATCGCCGACGCTCACTGACCTCACCCGGGTCACCGGGCTCTCGCGGCCCACCGTCGAGGGGGTCGTCGAAGGACTCATCGGGACGGGCCTGGTCGTCGAGGCGGGCGCGGAGGAGGGTGCGCGGCGCCAGGGACGCCCGGCCAGACGGTTCCGTTTCCGCGCGGAGGCGGGGCACCTGCTCGGTGTGGAGATCGGCGCGCACCGGATCGCGGTGCTGCTGTCAGGTCTGGACGGCCGGGTCATCGGCGCCGGCACCAAGGAGGTCGCCGAGACGGCCTCCGCCGACGAACGGATCGAACGGGTCCGCAGTGCGGTGGCCGACCTGCTGCGTCGTGCCGGGGTCCCCCGGGACTCCCTGCGGGCGGTCGGCGTCGGCAGCCCCGGGATCGTGGAGGCCGACGGCACGGTCCGCCTCGGCACGGCCCTGCCCGGCTGGACCGGGCTCCCGCTCGGGGAACGGCTCCGCCGCTCGTTCCGCTGCCCGGTGCAGGTGGAGAACGACGCCAACGCCGCGGCCGTCGCCGAGCACTGGAAGGGCGCCGCGACCGACACCGACGACATGGTCTTCGTGATGGCCGGGCTCAGCCCCGGAGCGGGCTCCCTGATCGGGGGCCGGCTGCACCGCGGCTTCGGCGGGGCGGCCGGGGAGATCGGCGCACTGCACCTGCTGGGACGTGAGGTCACGCCCGAGAAGCTGCTGTCGACGACCGGCGAACCCCTGCACCCGCTGGACGAGCGCGCGGTGGCGGAGGTCTTCGCGATGGCCAAGCGCGGGGACGTGGGAGCGGTGGCCGCGGTGGAGCGGTTCATCCAGCGCCTGGTCCACGACGTGGCCGCGCTGGTCCTGGCGATGGATCCGGAGCTGGTCGTGGTCGGCGGCTGGGCGGCCGGACTGGACGGGGTACTGGATCCCCTCCGCCGGGAGCTGGAGCGCTACTGCCTGCGCCCGCCGCGCGTGGCGCTGTCCCTGCTGGGCGAGGCGGCGGTGGCCACGGGAGCGTTGCGGTTGGCGCTGGACCACGTGGAGGAAGAACTGTTCGCGGTGGAGAAGACGGTCACCGCCCGGCGCCGCTGA
- a CDS encoding response regulator transcription factor — MPVTVLLVDDEPLVRAGLRAVLDAQPDIEVIGEAADGAAVVPLVRQLRPDVVAMDVRMPLLDGIEATRAVLRSVDSPPKILVVTTFENDEYVYQALRAGADGFLLKRARPSEIVHAVRLVAEGETLLFPSAVRSLAAEYGNRQARTVLERAALTEREEAVLRLMAKGLTNIEIARELIVGTETVKSHVSAILAKLGARDRTQAVITAYESGFVAPA; from the coding sequence ATGCCGGTTACCGTACTGCTCGTCGACGACGAACCCCTGGTGCGCGCGGGTCTGCGCGCCGTCCTGGACGCCCAGCCCGACATCGAGGTGATCGGCGAGGCCGCCGACGGCGCCGCGGTGGTCCCGCTCGTGCGGCAACTGCGCCCCGACGTCGTGGCGATGGACGTGCGGATGCCGCTGCTCGACGGGATCGAGGCGACCCGTGCGGTCCTGCGGAGCGTGGACTCGCCGCCGAAGATCCTCGTGGTCACCACCTTCGAGAACGACGAGTACGTCTACCAGGCGCTGCGGGCCGGCGCGGACGGGTTCCTGCTGAAGCGGGCCCGTCCGTCGGAGATCGTGCACGCGGTCCGGCTGGTGGCGGAGGGCGAGACGCTGCTCTTCCCCTCGGCGGTCCGCTCGCTGGCCGCCGAGTACGGGAACCGGCAGGCGCGGACGGTACTGGAGCGGGCGGCACTGACCGAGCGCGAGGAGGCCGTGCTCCGGCTGATGGCCAAGGGGCTGACCAACATCGAGATCGCCCGCGAGCTGATCGTGGGCACCGAGACGGTGAAGTCCCACGTCAGCGCGATCCTGGCGAAGCTGGGGGCGCGCGACCGGACCCAGGCCGTCATCACCGCGTACGAGTCCGGGTTCGTCGCTCCGGCATGA
- a CDS encoding sensor histidine kinase, with protein sequence MHRLFRAALRPVTYSRWVHLCVPILMLAVWMFIEPEAPWVPLVLVIPLGLLPWMRVAEGLQAQFLLTPSERNARGTQEAEEISFSTVGSQTWTDRWRTLLWLEIRLVVSLATMMATVWLPMLTLQLVTAGLGSRVSSENVIPAGFPVWAAWALAPVPPVLLIVVVVLLGDMITAIARRLLGPSAAERLTALEVRTEQLLERTRIARELHDSIGHALTVAVVQAGAARAAGDPEFTDRALSAIEETGRAALEDLDRVLRVLRESGQRPSQRPTLVEADRLFESARASGATVDAQLVGPLDQLPDPVSQEGYRILQEALTNVLRHCGPVPVRVRIGMVADRLDLEVTNPLPDRPSVMTGGGTGLRGMRERAALLGGDTETGPYKGGWRVRTRLPLERIR encoded by the coding sequence ATGCACCGATTGTTCCGCGCCGCGCTGCGCCCAGTGACCTACTCGCGCTGGGTGCATCTGTGCGTGCCCATCCTGATGTTGGCCGTCTGGATGTTCATCGAGCCCGAGGCTCCGTGGGTACCGCTCGTCCTCGTGATACCGCTGGGACTGCTCCCCTGGATGCGGGTGGCCGAAGGACTCCAGGCGCAGTTCCTCCTCACTCCCTCCGAGCGCAACGCCCGAGGTACGCAGGAGGCCGAGGAGATCAGCTTCAGCACCGTCGGGTCCCAGACGTGGACCGACCGCTGGCGGACCTTGCTGTGGCTGGAGATACGACTCGTCGTCTCCCTCGCCACGATGATGGCCACGGTGTGGCTGCCGATGCTGACGCTCCAACTGGTCACGGCCGGACTCGGCAGCAGGGTCAGCTCCGAGAACGTGATACCCGCCGGATTCCCGGTCTGGGCTGCGTGGGCGCTGGCTCCGGTGCCGCCGGTCCTCCTGATCGTCGTCGTGGTCCTGCTCGGCGACATGATCACGGCCATCGCCCGCCGTCTGCTGGGGCCTTCGGCCGCGGAGCGGCTCACCGCCCTGGAGGTGCGCACCGAGCAGCTGTTGGAGCGCACCCGCATCGCGCGGGAACTGCACGACTCCATCGGACACGCCCTGACGGTGGCCGTCGTCCAGGCGGGGGCCGCACGGGCGGCGGGCGATCCGGAGTTCACGGACCGCGCGCTGAGCGCGATCGAGGAGACGGGCCGGGCCGCGCTGGAGGACCTGGACCGGGTGCTGCGCGTCCTGCGCGAGTCCGGCCAGCGGCCCTCCCAGCGGCCGACCCTGGTGGAGGCCGACCGGCTGTTCGAGTCCGCGCGCGCCTCGGGCGCCACCGTCGACGCGCAACTGGTCGGCCCGCTCGACCAGTTGCCCGACCCCGTGAGCCAGGAGGGGTACCGGATCCTGCAGGAGGCGCTGACCAATGTGCTGCGGCACTGCGGTCCCGTGCCGGTACGGGTGCGGATCGGCATGGTCGCCGACCGGCTGGACCTGGAGGTGACCAATCCGCTGCCGGACCGGCCCTCCGTCATGACCGGCGGCGGCACTGGACTGCGCGGGATGCGGGAGCGGGCCGCCCTGCTCGGCGGGGACACCGAGACCGGGCCGTACAAGGGGGGTTGGAGGGTGCGCACGCGGCTGCCGCTGGAGCGAATACGCTGA
- a CDS encoding ABC transporter ATP-binding protein gives MNSIEIRELTKEFGRTRAVDHLTFDVMPGRVTGFLGPNGAGKSTTMRLLLGLDRITSGTATIGGRRFTDLSDPLHTVGALLDAQSAHGGRTARDHLRFLAAANRIPMSRVEAVLEQSGIASAAKRRIKTFSLGMRQRLGIAAALLGDPEVLLLDEPTNGLDPEGIIWIRELMRGLAAEGRTVLVSSHLMTETAALVDHLIVLGRGRLLADTSIEEFIDSRSTPRVRLRTTDPVRLRATLARDDFELVTAEGGRWTVDGMQAEQLGVIAAREGIPMLELIDERASLEQAYLDLTADSAQFAATH, from the coding sequence ATGAACAGCATCGAGATCCGAGAACTGACCAAGGAATTCGGCCGGACCAGGGCCGTGGACCACCTCACCTTCGATGTCATGCCCGGCCGTGTCACCGGCTTCCTCGGGCCCAACGGGGCCGGGAAGTCGACCACGATGAGGCTGCTGCTGGGCCTGGACCGGATCACCTCCGGCACGGCCACCATCGGCGGCCGGCGGTTCACCGACCTTTCCGACCCCCTCCACACGGTCGGGGCCCTGCTGGACGCACAGTCGGCGCACGGCGGCCGCACCGCCCGGGACCACCTGCGTTTCCTCGCCGCGGCCAACCGCATCCCGATGAGCCGGGTGGAAGCGGTCCTGGAGCAGTCGGGGATCGCCTCGGCGGCCAAGCGGCGGATCAAGACCTTCTCCCTGGGCATGCGTCAGCGCCTCGGCATAGCGGCCGCGCTGCTCGGAGACCCGGAAGTGCTCCTCCTGGACGAGCCCACCAACGGGCTCGACCCCGAGGGCATCATCTGGATCCGCGAGCTCATGCGCGGCCTGGCCGCCGAGGGGCGCACGGTCCTCGTCTCCAGCCACCTGATGACGGAGACGGCGGCCCTCGTCGACCACCTGATCGTGCTGGGGCGGGGCAGGCTGCTGGCCGACACCTCCATAGAGGAGTTCATCGACTCCCGCAGCACCCCGAGGGTGCGGCTGCGCACCACGGACCCCGTCCGGCTCCGGGCCACCCTGGCACGGGACGACTTCGAGCTGGTCACCGCCGAGGGCGGGCGGTGGACCGTGGACGGCATGCAGGCCGAGCAGCTCGGCGTCATCGCCGCCCGCGAAGGCATCCCGATGCTGGAACTGATCGACGAGCGGGCTTCCCTGGAGCAGGCCTACCTCGATCTCACCGCGGACAGCGCCCAGTTCGCCGCCACCCACTGA
- a CDS encoding ABC transporter permease subunit, whose product MSTALPTVPVLHSEWIKIRSLRGTFGALIAVFVATVGIQMLTAAMIGTEEAGSMGEDPLLAAFYGLNFGQIAAFAFGATALSSEFHNGALRTSLTAVPDRTRLYLSKMAMVGGLAFVVGQFTGLAAFVGGQAFMGPYTLELGSPGTYRAIFGCGAYLALMALLAAGLTAVLRSASAVLSLLIPFVLILSFVIGQATEGVAGYLPDRAGQMMMRLDTSVGLAPWTGLGVLALWALAALAGGWLSVRRRDA is encoded by the coding sequence ATGAGCACCGCTCTGCCCACCGTCCCCGTCCTGCACTCGGAATGGATCAAGATACGGTCCCTTCGCGGCACCTTCGGGGCGCTGATAGCCGTCTTCGTCGCCACGGTGGGCATCCAGATGCTGACCGCGGCGATGATCGGCACGGAGGAAGCCGGCAGCATGGGAGAGGATCCGCTCCTCGCGGCCTTCTACGGCCTCAACTTCGGCCAGATAGCGGCCTTCGCCTTCGGTGCGACCGCGCTGTCCTCGGAATTCCACAACGGCGCCCTGCGCACGTCCCTGACCGCGGTGCCGGACCGGACGCGGCTCTACCTGTCGAAGATGGCCATGGTGGGCGGACTGGCCTTCGTGGTCGGACAGTTCACCGGACTGGCCGCCTTCGTCGGCGGACAGGCGTTCATGGGTCCCTACACCCTGGAACTGGGCAGCCCGGGCACCTACCGCGCGATCTTCGGCTGCGGAGCGTACCTCGCGCTGATGGCCCTGCTGGCGGCCGGACTGACGGCCGTGCTGCGCAGTGCTTCGGCCGTCCTGAGCCTGCTCATACCCTTCGTGCTGATCCTGTCGTTCGTCATCGGCCAGGCCACCGAAGGCGTCGCCGGGTACCTGCCGGACCGCGCGGGGCAGATGATGATGCGGCTGGACACCTCGGTGGGCCTCGCCCCCTGGACCGGGCTCGGTGTGCTCGCCCTGTGGGCGCTGGCCGCCCTCGCCGGCGGCTGGCTGTCGGTGAGGCGGCGGGACGCCTGA
- a CDS encoding HAD family phosphatase codes for MIKPIELVIFDCDGVLVDSERIAARVQVALGGELGWPLTEAEVIDRFIGRSSASIREQIAGRLGPEVAAHWWDRFEQLHREAVDSGLSPVEGLPQALDAITLPTCVASSGSHEKMRHTLGRTGLYARFEGRIHSATEVSHGKPAPDLFLYAARRMGVDPAACAVVEDSRPGVQAARAAGMRAFGYAGGLTPAEQLEGPGTVVFDDMRQLPALLTGH; via the coding sequence ATCATCAAGCCGATCGAACTCGTGATATTCGACTGCGACGGGGTGCTCGTCGACAGCGAACGCATAGCCGCCCGTGTCCAGGTCGCCCTGGGCGGGGAGCTCGGCTGGCCGCTCACCGAGGCCGAGGTCATCGACCGGTTCATCGGACGCTCCTCCGCCTCCATCCGCGAACAGATCGCCGGCCGGCTCGGTCCCGAGGTGGCCGCCCACTGGTGGGACCGGTTCGAGCAACTCCACCGGGAGGCGGTGGACTCGGGGCTGTCCCCCGTGGAGGGTCTGCCCCAGGCGCTCGACGCGATCACCCTGCCGACGTGCGTCGCCTCCAGCGGCTCGCACGAGAAGATGCGGCACACCCTCGGCCGGACGGGCCTCTACGCACGCTTCGAGGGCCGCATCCACAGCGCCACCGAGGTCTCCCACGGCAAGCCCGCCCCGGACCTCTTCCTGTACGCCGCCCGGCGGATGGGCGTGGATCCCGCCGCCTGCGCGGTCGTCGAGGACAGCCGCCCCGGCGTCCAGGCGGCCCGCGCCGCCGGGATGCGGGCCTTCGGCTACGCCGGCGGGCTGACCCCCGCCGAGCAGCTCGAAGGTCCTGGGACCGTCGTCTTCGACGACATGCGCCAACTCCCCGCCCTCCTCACCGGCCACTGA
- the mug gene encoding G/U mismatch-specific DNA glycosylase produces MTPEELNAARDRVLPDVVAGGLRVLFCGINPGLLSAATGHHFARPGNRFWPVLHMSGFTPRLLSPSEQEELPTYRLGITNVVARATARADELSAEEFREGGRILTAKVELLRPQWLAVVGVTAYRTAFGDRKALIGPQDRTIGATRIWALPNPSGLNARWTAAAMAQEYGRLRAAAESADPAGVDP; encoded by the coding sequence CTGACCCCCGAAGAGCTGAACGCCGCCCGTGACCGCGTCCTCCCGGACGTGGTCGCGGGCGGTCTTCGTGTCCTCTTCTGCGGCATCAACCCGGGCCTCCTCTCCGCCGCGACGGGCCACCACTTCGCCCGCCCCGGCAACCGCTTCTGGCCGGTCCTGCACATGTCGGGCTTCACCCCGCGACTCCTCTCCCCCTCCGAGCAGGAGGAACTGCCGACCTACCGCCTCGGCATCACGAACGTCGTGGCCCGCGCCACGGCCCGCGCCGACGAGCTGAGCGCCGAGGAGTTCCGCGAGGGCGGCCGCATCCTGACGGCCAAGGTAGAGCTCCTGCGCCCCCAATGGCTGGCCGTGGTCGGAGTCACCGCCTACCGCACCGCCTTCGGCGACCGGAAGGCCCTGATCGGCCCCCAGGACCGGACCATCGGCGCCACGCGGATCTGGGCCCTGCCCAACCCCAGCGGCCTCAACGCCCGCTGGACCGCCGCCGCCATGGCCCAGGAGTACGGCCGCCTGCGCGCGGCCGCCGAGTCCGCCGATCCCGCCGGCGTCGATCCGTAG
- the purB gene encoding adenylosuccinate lyase produces MTAKPRIPNVLAGRYASAELAVLWSPEYKVTLERRLWLAVLRAQKDLGIEVPDEALADYERVLETVDLASIAEREKITRHDVKARIEEFNALAGHEHVHKGMTSRDLTENVEQLQIRLSLELVRDRTVAVLARLGKLAGEHAELVMAGRSHNVAAQATTLGKRFATAADELLVAYGRLDDLLTRYPLRGIKGPVGTSQDMLDLLGGDAAKLADLEQRIAAHLGFGQAFTSVGQVYPRSLDYDVVTALVQLAAAPSSIAKTIRLMAGHELVTEGFKPGQVGSSAMPHKMNTRSCERVNGLMVILRGYASMTGELAGDQWNEGDVSCSVVRRVALPDAFFALDGLMETFLTVLDEFGAFPAVVARELDRYLPFLATTKVLMGAVRAGVGRESAHEVIKEHAVASALAMREQGAERNELLEKLAADERMPLDRAQLDALMADKLSFTGAAGDQVAAVIARIEEISKEHPEAAGYTPGAIL; encoded by the coding sequence GTGACTGCCAAGCCCCGCATCCCCAATGTCCTGGCCGGCCGCTACGCCTCCGCGGAGCTCGCCGTCCTGTGGTCCCCCGAGTACAAGGTGACGCTGGAGCGGCGGCTGTGGCTCGCCGTGCTCCGCGCCCAGAAGGATCTCGGCATCGAGGTCCCCGACGAGGCCCTCGCCGACTACGAGCGCGTCCTGGAGACCGTCGACCTCGCCTCCATCGCCGAGCGCGAGAAGATCACCCGGCACGACGTGAAGGCCCGCATCGAGGAGTTCAACGCCCTCGCCGGCCACGAGCACGTCCACAAGGGCATGACCTCCCGCGACCTCACCGAGAACGTCGAGCAGCTCCAGATCCGGCTCTCGCTGGAACTGGTCCGGGACCGCACGGTCGCCGTCCTCGCCCGCCTCGGCAAGCTGGCCGGCGAGCACGCCGAGCTGGTCATGGCCGGCCGCTCCCACAACGTCGCCGCTCAGGCGACCACCCTGGGCAAGCGCTTCGCCACCGCGGCCGACGAGCTGCTGGTCGCGTACGGCCGCCTGGACGACCTGCTGACCCGCTACCCGCTGCGCGGCATCAAGGGCCCGGTCGGCACCTCGCAGGACATGCTCGACCTGCTGGGCGGCGACGCCGCGAAGCTGGCCGACCTGGAGCAGCGGATCGCGGCCCACCTCGGCTTCGGCCAGGCCTTCACCTCGGTCGGCCAGGTCTACCCGCGCTCGCTCGACTACGACGTGGTCACCGCCCTGGTGCAGCTGGCCGCGGCACCGTCCTCCATCGCCAAGACGATCCGCCTGATGGCCGGCCACGAGCTGGTGACCGAGGGCTTCAAGCCCGGCCAGGTCGGCTCCTCCGCGATGCCGCACAAGATGAACACCCGCTCCTGCGAGCGCGTGAACGGCCTGATGGTCATCCTGCGCGGCTACGCGTCGATGACCGGCGAGCTGGCCGGCGACCAGTGGAACGAGGGCGACGTCTCCTGCTCCGTGGTCCGCCGGGTCGCGCTGCCCGACGCGTTCTTCGCTCTCGACGGCCTGATGGAGACCTTCCTGACGGTCCTCGACGAGTTCGGCGCCTTCCCGGCCGTCGTGGCCCGCGAGCTGGACCGCTACCTCCCCTTCCTCGCCACCACGAAGGTCCTGATGGGCGCCGTGCGGGCCGGGGTGGGCCGCGAGTCCGCCCACGAGGTCATCAAGGAGCACGCGGTGGCCTCCGCGCTCGCCATGCGCGAGCAGGGTGCCGAGCGCAACGAGCTGCTGGAGAAGCTGGCCGCCGACGAGCGCATGCCGCTCGACCGGGCCCAGCTGGACGCCCTGATGGCCGACAAGCTCTCCTTCACCGGCGCGGCGGGCGACCAGGTCGCCGCGGTGATCGCGCGCATCGAGGAGATCTCCAAGGAGCACCCCGAGGCCGCCGGCTACACCCCCGGGGCGATCCTCTGA
- a CDS encoding SGNH/GDSL hydrolase family protein, producing the protein MEMNVRYTSFVAVGDSFTEGMSDLLPDGSYRGWADLLADRLAAREPGFRYANLAVRGKLIGQIAGEQAPAAAEMGADLVTLVGGLNDTLRPKVDMGRVRGHLEEAVGLLAPSCGTLVLMRSPGRNGPVMERFRPRMEELFVIIEELAARHGALVVDLYGSDALGDPRMWDVDRLHLTAEGHRRVAEAVWQTLGLPPEADWNAGLPPAVPPGWTARRSQDLSFARQHLLPWVGRRLTGRSSGDGRPAKRPELLPYEAPAGDRLV; encoded by the coding sequence ATGGAGATGAATGTGCGTTACACCAGTTTCGTCGCGGTCGGCGACTCCTTCACCGAGGGCATGTCGGACCTGCTCCCCGACGGCTCCTACCGGGGCTGGGCCGATCTGCTCGCCGACCGCCTCGCCGCCCGCGAGCCGGGCTTCCGCTACGCGAACCTCGCGGTCCGCGGCAAGCTGATCGGACAGATCGCCGGGGAGCAGGCGCCCGCGGCCGCGGAGATGGGCGCCGATCTGGTGACCCTGGTCGGCGGGCTCAACGACACCCTGCGCCCCAAGGTGGACATGGGCCGGGTGCGCGGGCACCTGGAGGAGGCCGTCGGCCTGCTGGCGCCCTCCTGCGGGACGCTGGTCCTGATGCGCTCGCCGGGCCGCAACGGACCCGTGATGGAACGTTTCCGTCCGCGCATGGAGGAGCTCTTCGTCATCATCGAGGAGCTCGCCGCGCGGCACGGCGCCCTCGTGGTCGACCTGTACGGGTCCGATGCGCTCGGCGATCCGCGGATGTGGGACGTGGACCGGCTGCACCTGACGGCCGAAGGTCACCGCAGGGTCGCGGAGGCGGTCTGGCAGACCCTGGGACTGCCGCCCGAGGCGGACTGGAACGCCGGGCTGCCGCCCGCCGTGCCCCCCGGCTGGACCGCGCGCCGCTCGCAGGACCTCAGCTTCGCCCGGCAGCACCTGCTGCCCTGGGTCGGCCGACGCCTGACGGGCCGCTCCAGCGGGGACGGCCGCCCCGCCAAGCGCCCGGAACTGCTGCCGTACGAGGCTCCGGCGGGCGACCGGCTCGTATAG